The following are encoded in a window of Dictyostelium discoideum AX4 chromosome 6 chromosome, whole genome shotgun sequence genomic DNA:
- a CDS encoding hypothetical protein (Similar to Dictyostelium discoideum (Slime mold). hypothetical 127.0 kDa protein), with translation MSLFRLENNNNNFYAQDGLCYQNFTLIGSFGIKPIDFIISSLYTSNLRLLQTNGSSYYYQISTSCSVGRFMVDSISYIYSSSSFNESIPEIIFDCLEAPNLLNWEIKKNLITTNPPSPNIYFTLKVFNVTKKINFKPENYPYPYSIDFLKGHLFGKTYLAQFKLTFTRLNPLSNIFNEFLFVNISYNSFSNNNIVFNLSSPINENNGSVCDNINAKRAGGGIISNGIWDTGLYTTCFTIGKSVSKLFLYQHLEIYDSPKQWFKMVGGNETNSQLLSSFLPLEISFTNYNVTSHIFNIDDYMILTNINYKNVGDIMVKNSLFSNSSNGLGKTSIPIIRDPRSALFEIRTGSINTYKGYKNFRHFIYPYGVGKGRIDDFEYISSIYIPSVSSLYYYYCTLELEHYSYEAIPTPTYTSNIIPIINNIEIYYPRGGDGKRAILKVSLFSNGAGLAWMEYCGNIITELDLVNGTIYNGYYEKIINVTFEKTPIVIMSTEGLFNEINQNYLDQDSFLILKEIPYINAFNNSINGGSQSLSVTKFEFEAQNVNVDNGFLQTLYFDYIDSAYDIPISFYLLDPIYGDSLINPMDIDVGQYLKDKNENVFKIQFVIPPRKCSGSLPYIIKVDSVSYTMDYFYSLFGNAANLSVTSTDCDEMPPIIKNITYFNSIIDVSGINGNIFNISGQDQDVELGWTVTIEDRINGLKSAYFRIIGDKDPQPLELNFTPENGLISGDKFTGQYNIIFKVKPTTAGQTYTFENIILIDNSGHKSQIMDDNYKYQDNIIEIRYSPLSPIYNLDSTTMKYFNFTVISNNDESDITPPSLDYFKPSVENLDINTHNRNISFIFNTSDNIGLLYDTHKPIVFLEYYINDITLSSLTNIECNTELKENVIDPSTNLTIKAHYEAFCSVPYGFSSSKGFIVSVFGIVDTSFNFNGYSAYDLDKNGVKSYISTNQTITLPSIENLISTSDSSGESYSLNTNKLLMLKESNSIDSISPISSEGSFITIIGKHFGFKSTISIIDNFNSQVENSIVYSSNIMIIIKVIPFNSERLYITVKDEINKVESNTIGVIVSPLDYSSSSSTPNDVVCLNNCGGLDRGVCVENVGCRCISPYSGLDCLSKTVKTPQPLMSTTTPDSINTFLVDGAISLNTMVSIVAIREINIDNSIENTHYFKENDWISTTISSTNVIYNTKIKKGANQVSTITVISEWFEKETEITFAGEKFTINPSSLKYTISIDHYPFSTPLNTLELIFKSSVGTSKTDDICSSEQFGLNDNSNYLELQVGEFTLLSKYSKMAIIDNGIVRTISNKVLTDFNQNEKLSGSAPSKKLSFVAIQIPLYKSKIEIDPDFSVLLNSNPASSNSDNSICTSSSSSLSKSIIAGIVIGSVVFFIILILFILTLLPPHFKMSIRLYYHKLRKH, from the exons ATGTCTTTATTTAGattggaaaataataataacaatttttaTGCTCAAg atggttTATGTTACCAAAATTTTACATTAATTGGATCATTTGGAATAAAAcctattgattttataatttctagTTTATATACTAGTAATTTAAGACTTTTACAAACTAATGGGAgttcttattattatcaaatttccACATCATGCTCTGTTGGAAGATTTATGGTTGATTCAATTTCTTATATATATTCTTCATCAAGttttaatgaatcaattccAGAAATTATATTTGATTGTTTAGAAGCACCAAATCTATTAAAttgggaaattaaaaaaaatttaataactaCAAATCCACCATCTccaaatatttatttcactttaaaagtttttaatgtaacgaaaaaaataaatttcaaaccAGAAAATTATCCATATCCTTATTcaatagattttttaaaaggtcATTTATTCGGTAAAACTTATTTGGCACAATTCAAATTAACATTTACAAGACTCAATCCACtatcaaatatttttaatgaatttttatttgttaatatATCATacaattcattttcaaataataatattgtattCAATTTATCATCTCCCATAAAtg aaaacaaTGGTAGTGTTtgtgataatattaatgcaAAAAGAGCAGGTGGTggtataatttcaaatggtaTTTGGGATACAGGTTTATATACAACATGTTTTACAATTGGAAAATCAGTAtcgaaattatttttataccaACATTTGGAAATTTATGACAGTCCTAAACAATGGTTTAAAATGGTAGGCGGAAATGAAACAAATTCTCAGTTattatcttcttttttacCACTAGAAATTTCATTCACAAATTATAATGTAACTTCTcacatttttaatattgatgattatatgattttaactaatataaattataaaa atgttggtgatattatggtaaaaaattctttattttcaaatagtaGTAATGGACTAGGTAAAACCTCTATTCCAATTATTAGAGATCCAAGATCAGCATTATTCGAAATTAGAACTGGATCTATAAATACATATAAAGGTTATAAAAACTTTAGACACTTTATATATCCATATGGTGTTGGAAAGGGAAGAATCGATGATTTTGAATATATTTCAAGTATTTATATTCCTTCAGTATCTtcattgtattattactattgtacACTAGAATTAGAACATTATTCATATGAAGCAATTCCAACACCAACCTATACTAGTAatataataccaataataaataatattgaaatttattaCCCAAGGGGTGGGGATGGTAAAAGAGCAATTCTTAAAGTTAGTTTATTTTCGAATGGCGCTGGTTTAGCATGGATGGAGTATTGTGGTAACATTATAACTGAATTGGATTTAGTCAATGGAACAATTTATAATGGTTATTAtgaaaagataataaatgtTACCTTTGAAAAAACACCAATTGTAATTATGAGTACAGAaggattatttaatgaaattaatcaaaattatttagatcaagattcatttttaattttgaaagaaATACCATATATAAATgcatttaataatagtattaatggTGGAAGTCAAAGTTTATCAGTtactaaatttgaatttgaagcTCAAAATGTAAATGTAGATAATGGATTTTTACAAACTTTATATTTCGATTATATTGATTCAGCATACGATATACCaatctcattttatttattagatCCAATTTATGGagattcattaattaatccAATGGATATTGATGTTGgacaatatttaaaagataaaaatgaaaatgtttttaaaattcaatttgtaaTTCCACCTCGTAAATGTTCTGGTAGTTTAccatatattattaaagtaGATAGTGTTAGTTATACAatggattatttttattcattatttggtAATGCTGCAAATTTAAGTGTAACTTCAACAGATTGTGATGAAATGCcaccaattattaaaaatataacttATTTCAATTCAATAATAGATGTTAGTGGTATTAAtggtaatatatttaatatttcagGTCAAGATCAAGATGTAGAATTAGGTTGGACAGTTACAATTGAAGATAGAATTAATGGTTTGAAATCTGCatattttagaattattGGTGATAAAGATCCTCAACCATTAGAGCTTAATTTTACACCTGAAAATGGTTTAATAAGTGGTGATAAATTTACAGGccaatataatattatatttaaggTGAAACCAACAACTGCTGGACAAACCTatacatttgaaaatataattttaattgataactCGGGTCACAAATCTCAAATAATGGAcgataattataaatatcaGGATAATATAATAGAAATTAGATATTCTCCATTATCACCAATCTATAATTTGGATAGTACAACTATGAAgtatttcaattttaccGTTATATCTAATAATGACGAAAGTGATATAACTCCACCATCACTAGACTATTTTAAACCATCGGTTGAAAATTTAGATATCAATACACATAATAGAAATAtatcatttatatttaatacttCTGATAATATCGGATTATTATATGATACTCATAAACCAATTGtatttttagaatattatataaatgatATAACATTATCATCTTTAACAAATATTGAATGTAATActgaattaaaagaaaacgTAATTGATCCATCTACCAATTTAACAATTAAAGCTCATTATGAAGCATTTTGTTCTGTTCCATATGGGTTCAGTTCAAGTAAAGGTTTTATAGTATCAGTTTTTGGAATTGTTGATACttcattcaatttcaatggtTATTCAGCTTATGATTTGGATAAAAATGGTGTAAAAAGTTATATTTCAACCAATCAAACTATTACTTTACCAtctattgaaaatttaatatcaactTCAGACAGTAGTGGTGAAAGTTATTCTTTAAATActaataaacttttaatgTTAAAggaatcaaattcaattgatagcATCTCACCAATCTCTAGTGAAGGTTCATTCATAACTATAATAGGTAAACATTTTGGATTTAAATCAACTATTTCAATCATTGATAACTTTAATAGTCAGGTAGAAAATAGTATAGTTTATAGCTCAAacataatgataattattaaagtAATACCATTTAATTCTGAAAGATTATATATTACTGTAAAAGACGAAATTAATAAGGTTGAATCGAATACTATAGGAGTTATAGTTTCACCATTAGATTATTCATCTTCTTCCTCAACACCAAATGATGTAGTATGTTTAAACAATTGTGGTGGATTAGATAGAGGTGTATGTGTTGAAAATGTAGGATGTCGTTGTATCTCACCTTATAGTGGACTTGATTGTTTATCAAAAACTGTTAAAACTCCACAACCTTTAATGAGTACAACAACACctgattcaattaatactTTCCTTGTTGATGGTGCTATTTCATTAAATACAATGGTTTCTATTGTTGCAATAcgtgaaattaatattgataattctATTGAAAATACCcattattttaaagaaaatgattgGATTTCTACAACCATTTCAAGTACAAATGTAATTTATaatacaaaaattaaaaaaggtgCTAATCAAGTATCAACCATAACAGTGATTTCAGAATGGTTTGAAAAAGAAACTGAAATTACATTTGCAGGTGAAAAATTTACTATAAATCCATCAAGTTTAAAATATACAATATCAATAGATCATTATCCATTCTCAACGCCTTTAAATACAttagaattaatatttaaaagttcGGTTGGTACTTCTAAAACTGATGATATTTGTTCAAGTGAACAATTtggtttaaatgataattcaaattatttagaacTTCAAGTTGGTGAATTTACTTTActttcaaaatattcaaaaatggCAATTATAGATAATGGAATAGTACGTACAATTAGTAATAAAGTCTTAACGGATTTCAATCAGAATGAAAAATTAAGTGGTTCAGCCCCAAGTAAGAAATTATCATTTGTCGCTATTCAAATACCtttatataaatcaaaaattgaaattgatccAGACTTTtctgtattattaaattcaaatccagcttcttcaaattctgataattcaatatgtacatcatcttcatcatctttatcaAAATCTATAATAGCTGGTATTGTAATTGGTTCTGTagttttctttattattttaattttatttattttaacgTTATTACCCCCACATTTTAAAATGTCAATAAGACTTTACTATCACAAACTAAGaaaacattaa